The proteins below come from a single Biomphalaria glabrata chromosome 10, xgBioGlab47.1, whole genome shotgun sequence genomic window:
- the LOC106079362 gene encoding uncharacterized protein K02A2.6-like: MLAIVFAQDKFHQYTFGRHITIESDHKPLEAIMAKPLSAAPRRLQGMMLRIQNYDITVIYKKGKEMYLADTLSRAHIKSSANSQGEFELINMAGFLAIGEEKLQKLREGTEKDRTLQKLLITINQGWPEGKHLLPYQLTPYYNFRDEMSVQEGLIFKGERVVVPKSLRLEMKKEVHSTHSGIEGCLKRARESLFWPGMTGDIKHYISTCEICQAFQPNQQKETLMNHEVPTHPWEKVGVDLFTLDGKDYLVCVDYYSNFCEVDRLENTSSETVIRKLKAHFARYGIPSTVVSDNGPQLSSDSFAKFANDWSFNHLTSSPHYPRSNGKAESAVKTVKTLFLKNKDQFMALLNHRSTPNKTGTSPSQAFFNRRIRTLLPIAKSLLKPQVLDPQKHRKALKENQRRSAIYYNSHAKDLPPLAKGEELFRGSQIDVQRSPDGPFRR, translated from the exons ATGCTAGCAATTGTATTTGCTCAGGATAAGTTCCACCAATACACATTTGGTCGACATATAACCATTGAAAGTGACCACAAACCTCTTGAAGCAATAATGGCTAAACCTCTCTCAGCTGCTCCTCGAAGATTGCAGGGAATGATGTTGCGTATACAAAACTATGACATAACTGTGATTtataaaaagggaaaagaaatgTATCTGGCCGATACACTTTCAAGAGCTCATATCAAGTCGTCAGCAAACAGTCAAGGGGAGTTTGAACTCATAAATATGGCCGGTTTCCTAGCAATTGGGGAAGAAAAACTACAGAAACTAAGGGAAGGAACCGAGAAAGATAGGACGCTTCAAAAACTTCTAATCACAATTAATCAAGGTTGGCCAGAAGGCAAGCATCTTCTACCATATCAGCTAACGCCTTATTATAATTTCAGAGACGAAATGTCAGTCCAAGAGGGGCTTATATTCAAAGGTGAAAGAGTAGTAGTGCCCAAGTCACTACGactagaaatgaaaaaagaagtTCACTCTACACACTCAGGCATTGAAGGATGTCTAAAAAGAGCTCGTGAGAGTTTATTCTGGCCAGGAATGACTGGTGACATAAAGCATTATATTTCAACTTGTGAAATATGTCAAGCTTTTCAACCCAACCAACAGAAAGAGACTTTAATGAATCATGAAGTTCCCACACACCCCTGGGAAAAGGTTGGTGTTGATCTATTCACACTTGACGGCAAAGACTATCTTGTGTGTGTGGACTACTACAGTAACTTCTGTGAAGTTGATCGCCTAGAGAACACTAGTTCAGAAACTGTCATAAGAAAACTTAAAGCCCATTTCGCTAGATATGGCATCCCATCTACAGTGGTCTCTGACAATGGACCTCAGCTATCTTCGGACAGCTTCGCAAAATTCGCCAATGATTGGAGTTTCAACCATTTGACGAGCAGTCCCCACTATCCCAGATCAAATGGGAAAGCTGAATCAGCCGTGAAGACTGTAAAGACAttgtttcttaaaaataaagatcAGTTCATGGCTTTACTTAATCATAGAAGCACCCCGAATAAAACTGGTACTAGCCCATCACAGGCATTCTTCAACAGAAGAATCAGAACCTTGCTGCCTATAGCTAAAAGCCTGTTGAAACCTCAAGTTCTGGATCCTCAGAAACATAGAAAAGCGCTGAAAGAAAACCAGAGGAGATCAGCGATTTACTACAACTCCCACGCTAAAGATTTACCTCCCCTTGCTAAGGGTGAAGAG CTTTTCCGAGGGTCTCAAATTGATGTTCAGAGGTCTCCTGATGGCCCTTTCAGAAGGTAG
- the LOC106077280 gene encoding probable G-protein coupled receptor 19 has product MMFNSSYDVTSLATTLLEYDGLVRGFQEQLRSHPIIVLESLVLCVISIMALLGNTLVIVVIHRSRRVQSTTNYFVASIAVSDMVLVLLSSPFVCARVIMQGWVVGNVMCRLVRFVQLSSMSTISFVLVAICIDRFYTVIYPLSFKVTRGTAKRMIIAAWVTSLLVTGFCLYFFEVKRVSTAGDVVRVFCPTFIPASHWSSVIYAALCVITQFVCPLILLVIGHSRILFYVRSVRNQVRHCSHFNAPVPRTKVKMVKMLMLLSAVNLLLYLPYYATQTVYCFGYRAFLSDDVFVASYWLISASAASKSVVYACQNSNFWRGCKEVLCMSTMKCYRFNTYIVTSASAVSKRNYVGVMDLAKEQTSFSIDSPINTRHKSIEAPQWLTIGSLPTTCL; this is encoded by the coding sequence ATGATGTTCAACTCCTCCTATGACGTCACTTCCCTGGCGACGACGCTGCTGGAGTACGACGGCTTGGTAAGAGGTTTCCAGGAGCAGCTCAGATCGCATCCTATCATTGTGCTAGAGTCCTTGGTGCTGTGCGTCATTTCCATCATGGCGCTGCTTGGGAATACCCTGGTCATTGTGGTCATCCACCGAAGTCGACGGGTCCAGTCCACTACCAACTATTTTGTCGCAAGCATCGCCGTAAGCGACATGGTTCTCGTTCTGCTTTCGTCGCCTTTCGTATGTGCTCGGGTGATCATGCAGGGCTGGGTTGTCGGAAACGTGATGTGCCGTCTTGTACGATTTGTACAACTCTCTTCCATGTCCACTATCTCATTCGTCCTAGTGGCCATCTGCATTGACCGGTTTTACACGGTCATTTATCCACTCAGCTTTAAGGTCACCCGAGGGACAGCCAAGCGAATGATCATCGCCGCGTGGGTCACATCGCTCCTGGTTACCGGCTTTTGTCTCTACTTCTTTGAGGTCAAGAGAGTGTCCACAGCAGGCGACGTCGTTCGCGTATTCTGCCCGACTTTCATCCCGGCAAGCCATTGGTCGAGCGTGATCTACGCGGCGCTGTGCGTCATCACACAGTTCGTCTGCCCTCTGATCCTTCTAGTCATCGGGCATTCCCGCATCTTGTTCTACGTGAGATCGGTGCGCAACCAGGTGCGACACTGCAGTCATTTCAACGCACCGGTGCCGAGAACAAAAGTCAAAATGGTCAAAATGCTGATGCTTCTCAGCGCCGTCAACCTCCTTCTATACCTTCCTTACTACGCCACACAGACAGTCTACTGCTTCGGCTACCGCGCTTTCCTCAGCGATGATGTGTTCGTGGCGTCTTACTGGTTAATCAGCGCCTCGGCCGCCTCCAAGTCGGTGGTGTACGCGTGTCAGAACAGCAACTTCTGGCGCGGCTGCAAGGAGGTGTTGTGCATGTCGACCATGAAGTGCTACCGCTTCAACACCTACATAGTGACCAGCGCCTCTGCTGTGAGCAAGCGGAATTACGTGGGAGTCATGGACCTAGCCAAAGAGCAGACCAGCTTTAGTATAGACTCACCAATCAacacaagacataaatcaatcgAGGCGCCCCAGTGGCTAACTATCGGTTCTCTGCCTACGACTTGTTTGTGA